In the genome of Pseudomonas sp. P5_109, one region contains:
- a CDS encoding DUF4946 domain-containing protein — translation MIRLRKMLFILLGVLSLAGVARADAPVVTWPQGWQIEALPDSASGVSRQRAVKNDQNGAPLLVMELTMSPVQSDHQVNLEGVLLEMRKSVQKDFFQGGYQSVCTRIHSTTLSRLAALETTCTVTQNGRHVLSQTLVAAVDADKAYVLSYAGQAEAYKASQEEIDAARNSLKL, via the coding sequence ATGATTCGACTCCGTAAAATGCTGTTCATCCTGCTAGGCGTGCTTTCGCTGGCTGGCGTTGCTCGCGCCGATGCGCCAGTGGTGACCTGGCCGCAAGGCTGGCAGATCGAAGCCCTGCCTGACTCTGCGTCGGGGGTCAGCCGCCAGCGGGCGGTCAAAAATGATCAGAATGGAGCGCCGCTCCTGGTGATGGAGCTGACCATGAGTCCGGTGCAAAGCGATCATCAGGTAAACCTCGAAGGCGTATTGCTGGAAATGCGCAAGTCAGTACAAAAAGACTTCTTTCAGGGTGGGTACCAAAGTGTCTGCACGCGAATTCATTCGACTACGCTGAGTCGATTGGCTGCGTTGGAAACAACCTGCACCGTCACGCAAAACGGCAGGCACGTGCTTTCTCAAACATTGGTGGCCGCGGTGGATGCCGATAAGGCCTATGTTCTTTCCTACGCAGGACAGGCCGAGGCTTATAAGGCGAGTCAGGAGGAAATAGACGCTGCCCGTAACAGCTTGAAACTTTAG